CACGAAACCAAGGACAGTTTCGTTTCAAGAGGGAGGGGATGATGTGACCACTAAAACCAAAGCTATTGTTTGGCGTCAAAAGAATATTCTTCCCACACCTGAAAGTAACCAGGAGCATTTTATTCCGAAACAACATATTTTGATTGGTTCAATATTAATTCAGATCCCTTTGTTATAGGAAAAGGTGGAGCCAAATTTCAGGACTCCACCAAAGAAGAAAATCCCTACGTGTATTGCAAGTCCAAAGAAGGTTACATGAGAGTACTAGTTCTGGTCTAGTTCGGTTGTCAGGTGATCAACGTAGCTGAATATTTAATTAGTTATTATCTTGTTTAGTTGAGATAGGAGAGAGAGAGTCCTTGTTAGTTTTGTTTTTGAGATTGGTTTTTAGTCGTGAGTTATATAAAGCTACAGAAAACGTCCCATGTCGGGGGACACCAAATATCTTTGTTGCTTCTGCGTGTGGAGTTGATCTAATCTACTCGACGCTAGTTTTGATCTTACGGTCTTGCATCTTCGCTCGACCGGAATTTCTTTTTGCTGCTGCTAGCACCGTGAAGGATCGGATCAACCAACGACTCGTCGTCTAGTCGAGTCATATCAAGCGTCTTCAACTTTTCATTATGGGACTTGTAGCCATAATAGTCAGGTCGCCGTACATCCTcaaacaagaaaaacgaataatgCACCGTGAGAAACCCAGTAATCTGATACCACCTGATGAGCGCACGACCTCGAACGTGTCGCTgatttggcccgatctttcacgatgcaACAACCTCGAGCAAATTTCACCGACGAAAGCTCCCAATTACGCGAGCGATACACGCAACCTGAAGCTGTGGTAACAACAACTAACAAGCAATACCTCGGTTGACAAGGCACCTCCCGTCCGAGTAGAAGTAACCGGCACGTAATCCGTCGTCGCCGACGGACCTCAAGCCAATAGCTAGCAAATCCTCGATCACGAGAATCCTCTCGCCAAAGTGTAATCTTCTTAATAACAGAAAATTTTACAAAGATAAACAAGACGAACGCCCCGAGGGCCGCTTCATAGTCGATACACGACCTTGTCTTAACTCTAGAAAATAGTCTAATCCCTAAAAGTCTCAATAGTAAATAATATATATAGCCTAGGATACAAACCGACTCTTACAGGTCGGCCAAAAAAAAAGGCACGCAGGCCATATTACGTAATTAAGTTAACCTCCGTTGCGTGATTTGTTGCACCGCAGCTGATCTCCTTGGCGTGTACGTTCTGATcttctatttttattttccttttccaaaCGTACATAGTTGGTTGACTTGGAAACTTATCTGCTGCATGTACGTGAATACTGCTCCTCTTCCTATTTTTCCTCCATGGCTTCCACGTCCCATTATTTCTCCAAAGACATCCATGATATTGTTTTGCACGTTTGTCAGGAAACAAACTACTCTTTCCTACTTTTGTGCGTGCATGCACGTGCATGGACTCCTTTAAACTAGCAACGCTCTCACATTTAACATGCACTCTTTTTTTTTGTATAATTGGCATAAATCCTGAACCACATAGAATACGCGGTTCCATCTTTTCCTTTGCTAAGATGTGTCATCTCCTTCATAATTTGTTTATCCTTGTTTCTATAAACTTTCTTTCCGACATCCGCCTCATCCACATGCATGGTAGCCGCCTCATCCATAATATCCTCTGTTTGCACCCCTTTGTCGACGACTGCCGAAGTCGCGTGCAACCCCTTGTCATTGACCGACGTACTCACCGTGACCTGTGTACTAGTCATGTTTGCGGTAGGGCATGCCACATCAGTTGGTATCAGATTACTGGGTTTATTACGGTGCAATTATTTTTCCTCTGACGCCCATCCGCTGGTACTTGAAGTTGTGTTCGATCGCTATATTGGTTTTGCTGCTTGTATTGGACGGACAGCTTGTTCCATACCTCACGTGAGTCCTGCTCGATTTCGTCTTGGAGCCCGAGAAGATCGGTGGAAATTGTTTTCATTGAGACGTGTTTTGCGTACATCGGATTGGAAGTCAGTCCGTGCAAGTACTACTTTTGATTGGATTTGGGTCTTTGGCTGAATAAAAGAAAACAAGGAAGGAGCAATGTTCTGCGGTAGCTGCTGCTCTTTGCCGACTACTATAGATGATATGGCTGTTATGTCAGCAGGTTTTCGGCTCGAAGAGAGAGGCCTCGATGATAAACTTTTCCACACAAAGGCGATTGTGCGGGACAGAGCCTGTGCTTTGACCATCGACCATTGGAGTTCGATCAACGCCGCTGATGGTCGAGAAATTAGGATTGCCGAGGACGTTACATCCGCAACCATATTTTCTGCGTTGGGGTTCCAACGAGTTCACTGTTACCGAACATACCAAGGTACAATTTTGTTTGGGCAAATTTTCTGAAGAGGTTTGTTGCGATATTCTTTCAGTATACATGGTGTCGTGTCATTTGCTTCTCGGTAAACCATGGTACAAGGAACACAGAGCAGTTCCCTACCTCGATCACACAAATTGGTATTATAAATATGTTGTTCGGTATGGTCGGGTTGAGTATAATTTGTTGTCTATGGATATGGCTCTGTTCAAAATTTGGAGAGATGACGGGCTTCAACAGAAGAAAGATGAAGAGAACGCAAAGATGAAAAACCACGAAGAGGCGAAAAAGAAGGAAGCCAGCGCCGCAATACTTCTTTCCGTGCCAGTTCCCATGAAAGATGACACTGCTGTAGTTTGTGTTGCTCCTCTTTTCTATGCAAATCAAGTTCTTGTTGACGTCCCTGTAGATCGTGCGTCCTGCGCATTGATCCGGCAGCGAGTAGATGAAGACGTTGCAGCAGATGATGGCTCGAAACAGAGGACGGTTTCGCCTGAAGAGGGGGAGAATGATATGGCGCCACCAACATATAATGTTGTTCACGAGACTGTGTATTTTCAGTTCAAAGAGAATGACTGGAGGCAAACTAGCACCTTGGAATACAAGGCTAAATTAGCTGAACATGCGTATGGGCTGGAGAAATCATGCATGGACGTGGGACTTCTCTTGGTTGACCAATGGGAAAAGGTGTTTGACTCACACACGTACATGACAGATAGCAAGGCAAGTCAGTTTGAAAAGGAAAGTGATCAAAAGAGACAAAAAATAAAGATTGTTATTTTTTAGTCGGTCACGACCACCAGAAGTTGTCGATTGGTTTGCCTAAGGAGCATCACTGGTGGAGATTGTTCTCCCTGAAGGACACGGGCTGGGGGCCACCACCATGCAAGGCAATTAGAGATGACGTGCAAGACTCAAATATTAGATATATTTGTTTAGATTTTTCTGGTTCTAGTCGGTTGCGTATTTTCCTTTTGGATCAAGTTAGAGGTGCGGCTACTGTTATAAAGCCAAGCCTGCGTGCTTTgtaatttttaggttattttcTTCGGTTTAGACAACATGTGTATCGACTATTAAACGACCCTCTTTGGGTGTCGTCGTTATCTATTTTGTGTGAATTTTCTGCGTGGAAGTTGCACTTGGCTCGAGGTCCGTCGTCATCGACAGGTTGCGCGCTGGTTACGTCAACTACGGCGGGAGGTTCCTCGTGTGCCGGGGAATTGTCCGTTGGTCGTCGTCACCCTTGCTTCAGGTTACGCGTACTGCTCGTGTAATTGGGAGTAATTTTATTGGTGGACCTGGAGGAGTTCGTTGCATCGTAAAAGATCGGGACAAATCATCGGCACGTCGGAGGTCGGTCTTCATCAGTTGGTATcacttactccctccgttttaaaatagatgacccaactttgtactaaagttaatacaGAGTTGggtagtacaaagttgggtcatctattttggaacggagggagtacttgctaacTATCATGACTTCGACgatactaccttcgtcctggtttttTGTTCTTCTTCGTATTTTGTACCAAAATTTGACAATAGATTTAAttgataaaatgttaatgcatgtcataaaagatTATATCGTTAGATTTGTATttaaacatagtttccaattatacctttactgtgacatgcattaacattttattaattaaatccatGGTCAgaatttgacacaaaatactaaGAGGACCAATAAATCGGGACGGAAGTAGTACACGATAAAACACATACATGTTCTGTCTACTAACAACACACAACAAAAGAAAAATATCGAATTGGTTCTACAATAATAATGAAAAAAGGCGCGGCAAGGCGCGCAATACCTTCTAGTTAATTCTAACAAGGAGGTCTCCGCATGTCCCCATTGCCGCTTTTTCTTTGTCCTTTTCCCACCTGGTTTAGGAAGGTTGTAGAACCGTCCTTGGACTGGTTTCTGTGTTCGTTTTTGTTGGTTTTATtggtttctttttttcattttcatttttttattttttaaaatttgcTAACATTTTTGAATTTCGGGAATATTTTTGGAATTCAAATTTTTTAAACCACTGAAGTTTTTGAAAATTTGGATTTTTAATTTTCTTTTGAATATTTGTTAAAGTTTTTTTTAGAAATACATGAATAATttatagttttttatttttttaattcatgaacatttcgtAAATTtggaacattttctaaattatttaaAAATTCTTTGAACATGTTTTTAAGAAAAAAAGGTAGTCCTTTTTAGACGGGGTTGAGAAAAAAAATAACCACCTCAGCCTTATGTTGTTTTTAGACAAGACTCACACGAAACTTAATAAAACAACCAAAGTGTGTCGGCTCTCCACGCGCCTGACTGAGATCCGCACTGCAGGCGTTTGCACTGCGCCTGACGGACCCAGTGAGGGTTAGGGACAAATAGGCAGCACGAACATTTAAGAACTATTTGTAGCAGAAtatttgaaattctgaataattttcaaaaatgtaaaataaaaaataaaatttgtacaattaaattttgaaaaactattAAAATCAAATCACCTTTTGAAGttgtgaacaaatttgaaaaatgggATTTTTTATTAAATTCTGTACAGTTTTTCCAAAATATGAACATAGTTTTTAAAATTCCATAATAATTTTAAAATTTACAATTTCTTTAAAACGTTTTTATTCCAAACAAATTTTAAAATATTTCTAGAAAAACACAAATAAGTTTTGAAGAAGctcaaacaaattttgaaaacagaaacatttcttgaatttgtgaacaaattttaaaatgaGAACGTTTatgaaatttctgaacattttttgtaaAAAAACATTTAAATAAGGAAAAGTAAAATTAAAAAAGGAAAGAACGAAATATTAGAAAACAATAAAGCCAGTAAAAAAACGGTTCGAGAACCTTCTAGTGCTCACCCGCTCGCCGTTAAATGGGCTGTCCCAGTTCAGCGCTCGCTCGCTGACAAAAGGACGCGGTGAGCGTGGTATAGGAAACACGGTGTGCGACTAGGAGCACTCAAGGCAGCCCACCGCAAAATATCCGTCGTTGGTGTTTACGATGGAAACAATAGGCTTGCTCGTCCGCCTcagcgatgaggaggcggcgctgctgcCTACGGTGTTTCTGACGGTAGCCGCCGGTTACTAGCCGCGGCGGAGGGGCGAGTTCCTTGGCCGCACATCCACACGTTGTCGAAGTTCATCTGCGAGCATGCTCGAGAGGTGCCATGCTGTCACGTTGTAAGCGCGGGCAGCCTCGTGCGTGGTCTCGAACGTCCCGAGACCGAGACGCGCACCATCGGAGCTGATCTCCGCGTAGAACGCGCTGGAAGGGCGGACGCGGACGACGTGGtagccggagctgctccaacggtGCGGCGGCATGTTGGTGGCGGGGGAGTCGGCGTCGGGacaagggcgcggcggcggcggcggagctcgagtgtgCGGTTGATGGCTCGGGCGCGTGCGTTTGTTATAGCCCGCCGGACATCGCGCGCCGGGCCCTTTTCGCTGGAATTTCCCGCGCCCCTGGAGCGCGCGAAAACACTCCGCGCGCGCTAAAACAACTGTTTCCGCGCGCGCCACTGTTGGAGTTGCTATAAATCGCACAAAACCTTGTGGCGGCTGCGTGAACCCATCCATCACGAGCTTCGACCCATTCCGCCGCCGCAAAGCGTTCTCCCGCACCCGGCACATCGTCTGCCCCAGTCCATCGATCATCCATCACGAGTTTCTGTTACATCTGTGAATTGATAGGGTTGTGACGTTGATGCCACACAAAATCAGTCAATGCGAACGGGCATGTCCTAATGGGGCATGCACAGTGTGCAAGTTAATTTTTCAGAGGGACTATGGAACCACACATCTGAATTCTGAAACCAGCACAGCTCTGTGTGATAATCCAAACCAAAACCAACCTTGGTTCCACTTGCTGCCCACTAACTCAAAGTTGAGTTGCTCTGGGCTTTTAGTATTATGGTGCAGACTATCTGTGCTGCATCGACGCGTTAAATGCATGGCAGCACATTTGATTTTCAATACTTGTATGAACGTTGTGTCCTATTGTGTTACATTAGTCGTAGTTTCGTTACAGATATTTCAATGCTTATGCATACACACTACGGTTGGGTTTTGCACCCTCGGTGGGCTGATCTGGATAGAGTTTAGGATGCGCTTCTAAATCTAGGCTCGATGATTACACTCTCTGTGCTAATTTAAATTTTCTCTCTGTGCTCTGCTGTTCGTAGTTATGTCAGAGGATATGGCCGCTGATGGCTACATGGAGATAATAAACATTGACATTTCTTCGGTTATAATTGAGATGATGAGGAAGAAGTACTTTGATCTTGCACAGCTACAATGTATCCTTAAATATTTTACATTCCCTCTTTGTCCGGGAAGTGCAATCTAGCGTCTGTTGATTTCCTTATGAGCTGTAGACATGCAAATGGATGTTAGGGATATGAGTAAATTCTCTGACGAATCATTTGATTGCGCCATTGATAAAGGTGTGAGTTTCTTCGTGCTACAGTGGTTTTCTAATAAGTATTGAGTCTATTGACACACTTTGCTTAATGCTGCTTCTTCTTTTTGTGCATTTCTTGAAGGTACTTTGGACTCTTTGATGGTAAGTAGTAACATTCGATTATTGTGTCTTTTGCTTATTTTGGTACATCGTCAACATCGCGGTCTTGCTACTTCCACAGTGTGGTGTGGAGGCTCCTCTCAGCGCAGCTCAGATGGTCCTGGAAGTGGACAGGTTCTTAATACTTTGACCCCCATTGAAGTATCACCTACAGTCTCATGTGCACCGATATATTGTGAAGTTCAGCATCCCTGCATTCTTATCAGTGGTATCTTCTGATTGTAGGCTACTTAAACCAGGGGGAGTCTTTATGCTGGTACGCAGTTGGATAAGTTCCCTGTAGTGCAGCCTTAATATGTCATTTCCTGCCACTGATTATAATGACCAATTTTTGTTTCTGTACTGCTAGATAACTTATGGTGACCCATCAGCGCGAATTCCTCACTTGAACCAACCAGTATGCAGTTGGAAAATTGTACTGTACATTCTGCGTACGTGTTAGTATTATGTCAATTCGCAGATACGTTCAATTTTGGTCCGCAATGTTGAAAACTCTCCCTGCTTAATAAAAGTAGAATCTCtgtttgcttgctcatgaataggGTTTGCCCCACGTTTTGTGTAAATTCGAGCTTTAACTTGTGTAGTCAACAGCACTGAATTCACAGTAGTGTACTAGTTCATAAGAACATTACTTATGAGATTAAAACAGAACGTAGTATGATCATTTTTTAATGCATTGCAGCAAGATCTGGATTCAAGGGAAACATAAGAAGATCTGTCTTCGACCCTGTTCCACTGACTGAGAGTGGTAGATTGCCTGAGGGCTTTGTTCTGGAGGATCCTGACTCTCATTATATTTATGTTTGCAAAAAGGGCCAAGAATTAACAGGGATAGATTCTCCAACCTTAAGCCACTTGAAGTTGCAAGATTCCGAGTGAGCTGTAGGATAATTCATCTCACAATATTTGTGCATTGTTGTGATCCTTACAAGATCAAACAGCGTGATGCTGCCACCATTATGGCCATCCAAAAATAGAAAGTGTGCCTTTGCACGAGTATACATTTTTTCAGTGATCTTGTAAGAATCATCAAGTTATTATATTGTGTTACCACTGGTTGTAATGCGGTGCTGGAAGGAGGATATGATTGTTTGGCACATTTGAGGAACAGAATTTGTCCCAGTTTCATCCTCTGTGGAATAGAAAGAAATTGCCATTATTCGTTGATTGTATTTTTGTTTGTGTGGAAGTAAAAACACTATCAGTTTCTTCAAGGAGTAGATTCATGTGGCATGTTCTGGGTTTTTAGGTATTTACCGTTTCTGCAAAAAAATCTTGTTGCTCATGCCTTGAGATATCTGAGGCGTAGTCATATTCCAAGTTGCAGTGCTTTTGTTATGCTTCTTAGCACATGGAGGGCAAATATTCAGACTGTGTAGTATCAATTCTTTGTTACCAAGATATAATTTTCATTCTCCTGGTTAGTCATTGTAACACATGGAGGCCCCATCTTTTCGGCATGCGAGTTTGACAATCACTGTTCAGACGATAAATTACTGCATACATACTTACTTTATATCTATGTGAAACCATTTTGCAGGCCTGCAGTTGCATGATCTACGAAACGTGTGGTTTGATACTTTGATGGCTTTCTATATCTTACTTCACTTGATTTTTCTTGTTTCTTGTACTGAATGAATGAAATTGATACAACAACTGAAACCATGCAGCTTGTGATTACAGAGTTTACAGTATCCCCTGGTTTGCGACCAACATATAAATTTCATTCTCCTGGTAAGTCACTGTAACACATGGAGGTGCAGCATCCTTTGGTGGCACCAGTATTGCAACATGCCATTTTGGCATAGATCTTCAGACTTAACAGATTACACCATACAGTTTCCTATCTATACGGAAGCACATTTGCTGACCTTCAGTTACAGGGTCTGCGGAGCGCCTGAGTTGATGATGGGTTTCTGTATCTAACTTTACTTGATCTGCTTGTTTCGTGTACTTGAATCAAAGGATACAACCTGCGAAGCTTCTGGTGTACTATTTTTTAGTGTAAAAACTTCTTTTCTTTTGCTAATACTGTTCGCACTCTTTGCAGTCAGGGTCTCAGGGAGAGCTTTGCCTGCGAGGAAATTCTGGACAAGCACAAGTGCTCGCCATGGTTGGTAGCTGGGGACCTCATGGCCTGCTCCTCTAACAGTTACCAAGCTGAGATCACCCTTGTACTGCACAATGTATCCACCCACCTCTCCGCACCCTACGTTCAGAAGATTGAACAAATCATTATATCTGCTGGTAATCATTGTACCAGAGCTTCAAATTTCAAATTCTCAGAGTTTATTATGGGGATAGAATTACTTTCATGCTCTTTTGTAGAAACTGAATTATGAGTGTTAGCTACAGTTTGTTGTGTTAGCTTTCTTGCTGCAGTGAAAAGATTTGGGCAGGAAAAAGGCGGGTCTAAGTGAGCACCTTGGTGCTGCTGAACCATGGCCTCCATTTTGCCGCCACAGGGAGCTGGAGCTGGTTGACAGAGAGTCTACTGGAAGTGACTGGCACTCTCCCATCAGTATCTCCACTGCAAACAAAGGTCAGTGGCCATCGTATTCAGATTTCATTGCATTGTATTGCATGTATACCACAAACCATTTCACTTCTATTCTGGAATGTCACGTCACAGACTCTAATTAAGCAGCGTCTGGAAATGCACATCTCGCATACCTGTAAACCCAGACCCTGATGTTGTTCTTCATCAGCTCCCGGATAATAGGCAGGACCGTTTTGGCGCTGTCGACCCAGCGTGTCAAGACGTCACTGAATTCAAAATAGATGGAATATTTTGCGAATTACACCATGGttcgaagaagaaaaaaacaatgtGATCTAGATTGAAAGGATGTGATTGCACATGGGCCACCCAGTCATCGGCATGGGCAACTAGCAAGATGAAAACAGAATCCCTAATAATTCAACCGCATGTTGCGCAAATGCATGTGCACAAACTTAAAAGAAAGCAAGAACATATGGTGGTAGGTGCAATTCGCCATGTGCACTGGAATCACGCCATGAATATAGGAAGAAAACTAAATGATCAGATGATGCAGGTGATAACACCATCAGATGTTGGTATCATGGTATGAGCATATCTTTCCTCGAGAACACGCAATATTCACTAGAGTATTCAGGTGGAGCTGGTACCACGCATGCATGACCTATCTTCCCATTTGTTAATTATTAACTCGAAGAAAATTGCCTCACGGCAAAAGCACTAATCTCCACGAATTTGGACGCAAACTCGCTGATCTACATCTAGATCATGTGCTGCAAGTTCGAGCAACCAACCAGCCTATGCTGCATCCTAGTATTAAATTACCACATTGGCACATTGCTTACAAGTTTGCATCTATTTTCTTGTGATGCACCTGCCTACCTACCTACCGTCCAAGGGCACACACACGATATATAGTTACTGGGTCATCTAGATTTTGTTGCGTAGGATATTGGTAGGATAAAGTGTTGGTCTAGACTCTAAACTGGTCTGGTCTCTGGTGGATGAACGCTTTTCGTGCAAGGGTATTGATTAGTGTGGTGTGTGTCTAGCGTGAGCGAGGGTTCATTGGAATCGATCGATATAGTaggccggggaagtgaaattctcccccaattTTAAGGAGGGCGATGAGGGACGAAACACGGCcgcccgacgcggccgggtccTCTTCACTGCCGGCGATCCATCCCTCACCGGACGGACGGGCGGTCTTGTCGCCGCCGCCGACTTGCGCTTCGCCACCACTCTCTCTTGCGGCGGCGCCGCCGGGAGGAAAGGAGGAGCAAGCGGGATCGGCAGGAGCGGATCACGGTGACACCGCAGATGGCGAAATCCAGCAGGAGGGGTCAAGATCGGGGCAGTGGGAGGTCCAATTCACCGGCGTGACGGATCCCGACAGCTGGATCGTGGGTCGTCTCCGATTTACTCCAGTGTCGCGTTGGATGGTTTTGTTGGATATGGAGAACGACGTGCTTGCCGGCGACTATCTACCGAACGACGCCCGGATCGAGGTAGGGTTCCGTTTGATGATTGATGATTATGATGTAGTTGTTGGTCATCGTGTGCAGGTAGATCAGGTCCCGGAGACGACGGGTCTCATTGATCTGACGGTGACAACAAAACTTGGAAGACCGGGAGGACGTTTCTGGGTACTCATTGAGAGTGATGACGAAGAGGAGGTCGAGATCGAGCATGCCCCGAGGGATATTCTCACGGTTCCGAAGGATACGGGATCGAAGAGGCCGCCGGAGTTTAAACCTGCACTTATCGTCGGTCCATGGTTCAGAGCTCGAAGAAGATCGTGAACCATGGATCGGGCCGATCCCTAAGGTATCTCGCGCACCCATTACATTGTCAGACTTCATTCCGGAGACATGGACGTTAGTCACTAGGaagaggaaaggaaagaaaggctGGCCGTCGGGGCCGCCGCCGCAGCGGTCGCCGGTGGTGAGGACGGCTAGCGCAATTCGAGTGGCTAGAAGGGCACGCTTGAATTCGCTGCTGGGCCACGATAACGGATCAGAAACGTCGATGGTCGTGGGCTCTCTGGACACGGGGCATGAGGCTCAGTCGGAAGCCCAAGCCACGTACGCGATCGCGTCTACGTCCCTGCATGAGGTGTCGATGCCCAAGTCATCTCTCGTTGTTGCGGCTAGGGTTTTTCGGTCACCGGGTTTTCCTTCGCTTGGTGCTGGGAGAGCCGTCAGAATCTCCGCCGGCACCGGCGTGATGGCTGTGCGCGGAGGACCGCTGCCTGCCAGGCAagggccgccgcccgccgctgggGCTGGTCGTGGTGCTCCGCCTCCTGCGAGGCAGGGGCCGCCGCTGCCCGCTTCGGGTCCGCAAGCATCAGGACCTACGGCGCGAGCTGCTAATAGCCGGCCTAACGCGCGGCAGCCGGAGGAGCCGGCACAGTCGCCGGCGGCAAAAACGCAGGCCGTGGGACGAGGTCGCGGGGCTAACCCGGGCTAGGATGGCCAAGGCGGTTACGACAGAGAAGGTCAGCGATACAACCGGTATGGACAGTGGGGCGACGATGGCTACGACGTGCATGGCGAGGGACAACACCATGGGTCATCTTCTGGTGGCGGCCGAGGATACAACTGGCACAATGGCGGCGGCCCAGGACGCGGCTTCCAGGGTCCGCCCAGAAATTTTGTTGAAGGAGTTGGCCCTAATGACCGTTTCCAGGGTAGACATCGCTGCGGCGGGAGAGGGGATGAGAGGCGCCCACCTCCACCgcgtccacctccaccaccaccaccatagacTGTTGAGACGACACATACGCCCCAGGTGGCGGTGATGGATACCACAGCAGCAGCGGCGACGACTATACCTGCTTTGCCCGCGGTGGCTGTAGACACAGTCAGGGCCCTGGCAGCGGTCACTATTCCAGCGGCCGCTGGAGCTGCTAAGGTAGGTGATGGTGGGGCGAACAAAGGTTCGGACAAAGCAGATGGCGAAAAGCTTTCGAAGTGGGCCATTAAGAAGAAGAAACTGCCTTGATATAGATGTGGTGAGCTGGGACACTTTGTCGCAGAGTGTACTAATGAACTCTCTGACTACTGCCTCAGATCGCAGCATGTTTCCGGTGACTGCCCACTCCTGTCCGGTCCTAAGCCAGGGGTTAATATTTTCGGAGTGTGCTGCAAAAGAGTTGATGTTTTTTGAGTCACCTGATGTGGCACCTTTGACCTAGGTGGTGGAGGGCTCTTTCCCATCAGTGGTTAAGGTCACCAATGGTCATATGACAGAGGCTCAGATTGTGAGGCAATTGCGAGAGTTGGTACCGGGCAATTATTAGTGGCATCTTGATAAGCTGGAGAACCAGACTTACAAGGTGGATTTTCCCACTAAAGAGGATCAATTGCATATTCTTAAGTGGGGTATGTGCAGAGTTCCGAGTACTAATATCATCATGGCATTCGATGAGTGGAAGCAGCAAAACCCGAGGGTACACCTTTAGAGAAGGTCTGGGTCGGTTCTATGGTGCACCACCCAAACCGCTTAATCACTTTCTAGTAGCCTGGATCCTAGGATCTCTTATTGGTAAGACGGAACAGGTTGACATCCCTTTCACTCGTGCACAGGGAGCCGCGAGGTTACTTGTCAGTGTTGAGTTCGTGTCAGATGTGGTCAAGTGGACACATGCCGGGGTCACATACGTCCTAGAGATTG
This region of Triticum aestivum cultivar Chinese Spring chromosome 2D, IWGSC CS RefSeq v2.1, whole genome shotgun sequence genomic DNA includes:
- the LOC123048622 gene encoding eEF1A lysine and N-terminal methyltransferase homolog codes for the protein MSEDMAADGYMEIINIDISSVIIEMMRKKYFDLAQLQYMQMDVRDMSKFSDESFDCAIDKGTLDSLMCGVEAPLSAAQMVLEVDRLLKPGGVFMLITYGDPSARIPHLNQPVCSWKIVLYILPRSGFKGNIRRSVFDPVPLTESGRLPEGFVLEDPDSHYIYVCKKGQELTGIDSPTLSHLKLQDSE